A stretch of the Bacillus sp. B-jedd genome encodes the following:
- a CDS encoding MFS transporter produces MTVAAIGSIPLIMTLGNSMLIPILPQMKAELGLTQLQASLTITVFSIAAAIFIPILGYLSDRFSRKIIILPALILYGAGGLLAGFTSSSLDNPYWWILAGRTLQGIGAAGTAPIAMALTGDLFKGGEQSRVLGIVEASNGLGKVLSPILGAVFGIITWFAVFFAFPAICSISIILTIFFIREKSHRQAPPPFGKYLRGLASVFKFEGRWLLTAYLAGATCLFTLFGILFYLSDVLEKQYKIDGIVKGLILAIPLLVMGISSYITGSKIGKNLVVMKRLIVIGMGLMTISYSLLIFFERLIPFLFVLIFSSIGTGLVLPCLNSLITGSVGKERRGFVTSLYGSVRFIGVAIGPPIFTRLMVWSTTGMFLSIAALTLVVGILAATLIHVNGKGDKKDKSKFSFRYNYV; encoded by the coding sequence ATGACTGTAGCAGCTATTGGTTCCATCCCACTCATTATGACACTGGGAAACTCAATGCTCATTCCCATCCTTCCCCAGATGAAAGCGGAACTGGGCTTAACACAGCTCCAGGCAAGTTTGACAATCACAGTTTTTTCTATCGCAGCAGCAATTTTCATTCCAATTTTGGGTTACTTATCAGACCGTTTTTCAAGAAAGATCATCATTCTGCCTGCCCTTATTCTTTATGGCGCTGGAGGCTTGCTTGCAGGTTTCACATCATCCTCCCTTGATAACCCCTATTGGTGGATCTTGGCCGGGCGTACATTACAGGGAATCGGCGCCGCGGGTACAGCTCCAATCGCTATGGCGTTAACCGGCGATTTATTTAAAGGCGGCGAGCAAAGCAGGGTACTGGGGATCGTCGAAGCATCCAATGGACTCGGTAAGGTGTTGTCCCCGATTCTAGGGGCCGTTTTTGGCATTATTACATGGTTTGCTGTTTTTTTTGCCTTTCCGGCGATTTGTTCGATTTCCATCATACTGACAATATTCTTTATCAGGGAAAAAAGCCACCGGCAGGCGCCCCCTCCTTTTGGCAAATATTTAAGGGGGCTGGCAAGTGTTTTCAAATTTGAAGGGCGCTGGCTCCTGACAGCCTATCTTGCTGGAGCCACTTGCCTATTTACCTTATTTGGCATTCTGTTTTATCTGTCCGATGTACTTGAAAAGCAGTATAAAATAGATGGGATTGTAAAAGGGTTGATTTTGGCCATCCCGCTACTAGTGATGGGGATATCTTCTTATATAACCGGGAGTAAAATCGGCAAAAACCTTGTAGTCATGAAGCGCTTGATCGTGATTGGCATGGGGCTGATGACCATTTCTTATTCCTTGCTGATTTTCTTTGAAAGGCTGATACCGTTCCTTTTTGTCTTGATATTTAGCAGCATTGGTACCGGGCTTGTCCTGCCATGCCTTAACAGCCTGATAACCGGGTCTGTCGGTAAGGAAAGGCGGGGGTTCGTTACTTCCTTATATGGTTCTGTCCGTTTTATCGGCGTTGCTATTGGACCGCCTATTTTTACCAGGCTCATGGTATGGTCAACGACAGGAATGTTTTTGTCCATCGCAGCTTTAACATTGGTGGTAGGAATTCTTGCTGCCACTTTGATCCACGTCAACGGTAAAGGAGATAAGAAAGATAAGAGCAAATTTTCATTCCGGTATAACTATGTTTAA
- a CDS encoding sulfonate ABC transporter substrate-binding protein: protein MNLCRVKSIMLWIVALLLMGSLISGCTVGGSKEQEKARTADGKAGIKTVRIGYQKNGPLVILKSLGTLEKRLEKKGITVEWREFQAGPALVEALNAGSIDFGRTGDSPPIFAQAADAPFVYIAAGKPKFNGSAILVPKDSPIKSLGDLKGKTIGFAKGSSSHYLLIKALEKAGIQYTDIKPAYLAPGDGRVAFEKGNIDAWVVWDPFTSSAEVNAGARMLVNGEGLTTDRDFFLASRDFATQKEVIADIIAEVKKSLEWANAHHKELVELLSPILKVDEESLEIAVKRRIYGVDEMSPQIVKEQQEIADTFYKLKIIPKKIDIEDVLK from the coding sequence ATGAATCTTTGCCGTGTAAAATCGATTATGCTTTGGATAGTGGCATTATTGTTGATGGGATCCCTCATATCCGGCTGTACAGTGGGCGGATCAAAAGAACAAGAAAAGGCCAGAACAGCGGATGGCAAAGCAGGAATAAAGACCGTCCGCATTGGTTATCAAAAAAACGGGCCTCTTGTTATCCTAAAATCTCTTGGGACACTTGAAAAAAGACTTGAGAAAAAAGGCATTACCGTTGAATGGCGGGAATTTCAGGCAGGTCCGGCTTTGGTTGAGGCGCTCAACGCCGGCAGCATTGATTTTGGCAGGACGGGTGATTCGCCTCCCATTTTCGCCCAGGCTGCTGATGCCCCTTTTGTGTATATAGCAGCGGGCAAGCCCAAATTTAACGGCAGCGCGATTCTAGTTCCAAAAGACTCCCCAATTAAGTCACTTGGTGATTTGAAAGGGAAGACGATAGGATTCGCAAAAGGCTCAAGTTCCCATTACCTGCTTATTAAAGCACTGGAAAAAGCCGGGATTCAATATACAGATATTAAACCTGCATATCTTGCACCGGGAGATGGCCGGGTTGCATTTGAAAAGGGAAACATAGATGCATGGGTAGTCTGGGATCCATTTACCTCATCAGCGGAAGTCAATGCGGGAGCAAGGATGCTTGTTAACGGAGAAGGGCTTACGACAGACAGGGACTTTTTTCTCGCGAGCAGGGATTTTGCCACACAAAAAGAGGTGATTGCAGATATTATTGCTGAAGTGAAAAAATCTTTAGAGTGGGCAAATGCACATCATAAAGAGTTGGTGGAATTGCTTTCGCCAATCCTTAAAGTGGATGAGGAATCTCTTGAAATAGCGGTGAAACGCAGAATTTATGGAGTGGATGAAATGAGTCCGCAGATAGTCAAGGAGCAGCAGGAAATTGCCGATACTTTTTATAAACTGAAGATAATACCGAAAAAAATAGATATTGAAGATGTACTAAAATAA
- a CDS encoding D-glycero-alpha-D-manno-heptose-1,7-bisphosphate 7-phosphatase has protein sequence MKKAIFLDRDGVLNEVLTKRVKFVNHPQQLFLLDGASEAVARLSKAGYPIFIVTNQGGIGLGFMSEEKLDRVHDRLRELLAEEGGAITGIAYCPHKPNAGCECRKPSPGLLYGLAKNHQIELKGSVMVGDHERDIEAGIAAGCKTVFIGTGKSKADHVAPSLLEAVEPILALLK, from the coding sequence TTGAAAAAAGCGATTTTCCTCGACCGTGATGGAGTGCTGAATGAGGTGCTGACTAAAAGAGTGAAGTTCGTCAATCATCCTCAACAGCTTTTTTTGTTGGATGGCGCCTCAGAAGCAGTCGCTCGGCTTTCAAAAGCAGGATATCCGATTTTTATCGTCACAAACCAAGGTGGGATCGGTCTAGGGTTTATGTCAGAGGAAAAGTTGGACAGAGTCCATGATCGGCTTCGTGAATTATTAGCTGAAGAAGGAGGTGCTATTACCGGCATTGCCTACTGTCCACATAAACCGAACGCGGGCTGTGAATGCAGAAAGCCCAGTCCCGGTTTGCTTTATGGACTGGCAAAGAATCATCAAATCGAGCTTAAAGGCTCAGTAATGGTGGGTGACCACGAAAGGGATATCGAGGCAGGCATTGCAGCCGGATGCAAAACGGTTTTCATAGGAACTGGAAAATCAAAAGCCGACCATGTAGCCCCCAGCCTTCTCGAGGCGGTGGAACCAATACTTGCCTTACTTAAATAG
- a CDS encoding sigma-G-dependent sporulation-specific acid-soluble spore protein CsgA, producing the protein MDQTLAYLREIVSNYTESHGEGKQVYGHLQSFRGSELDFIKKLSQKEIRFLNEILPEEIKYALDEQDEKRAMELNSVYEQLI; encoded by the coding sequence ATGGATCAGACATTAGCTTATTTAAGGGAGATAGTATCAAATTATACAGAAAGCCATGGGGAGGGAAAACAGGTTTATGGCCACCTCCAAAGTTTTAGAGGAAGTGAATTGGATTTCATAAAGAAATTATCACAAAAGGAAATACGCTTCCTTAATGAAATTTTGCCTGAGGAAATAAAATATGCTCTTGATGAACAGGATGAAAAACGAGCGATGGAACTCAACAGTGTTTATGAGCAACTGATATAG
- a CDS encoding YitT family protein — translation MGKFIKKAAIVTAGGLIQGLGMGLFLFPHSIPSGGAGGIAVLLNYFFYLDMGFALWAVNFSMLVLAIKYLGNKCTLWTMFAITVTSLSIYFSQKLIAIPFQNVWIDLLTGSLFLGAGVGLLLRQGVSNGGVGVLALIISSMRGILPGRPLFWINGVIFLLTASIIKWEIIIQALASQWISTKIVDVVFKIRFYYGYPFAYRKK, via the coding sequence ATGGGCAAATTCATAAAGAAAGCCGCAATTGTAACAGCAGGAGGCCTCATCCAGGGGTTGGGGATGGGCCTCTTTTTATTTCCCCATAGCATCCCCTCGGGGGGCGCGGGCGGAATCGCAGTCCTTCTAAATTACTTTTTTTACCTGGATATGGGCTTTGCTTTGTGGGCAGTGAACTTCTCTATGCTTGTACTAGCAATAAAGTACCTTGGAAATAAGTGCACGCTCTGGACGATGTTCGCCATTACTGTCACTTCGCTTTCCATTTATTTTAGCCAAAAATTAATTGCCATCCCTTTTCAGAATGTATGGATTGACTTGTTGACAGGTTCATTATTCCTAGGCGCGGGAGTCGGCCTCCTCCTCAGGCAGGGAGTATCCAACGGAGGTGTAGGGGTTTTAGCCCTTATCATCTCTTCGATGAGAGGCATCCTTCCTGGAAGACCGCTTTTTTGGATCAATGGAGTCATATTCCTTCTGACCGCTTCCATTATTAAATGGGAAATTATCATTCAAGCATTAGCAAGCCAATGGATTTCTACAAAAATTGTTGATGTCGTATTTAAAATACGTTTTTATTATGGCTATCCTTTTGCATATAGAAAGAAGTAA
- a CDS encoding DUF3231 family protein, with product MGIMSGNPQDEPLHAGEVFHLWSHLLGTKAYLVALQVFTNHSGDHDLKVFIEDLMENCVKQEEQQVEAILKENGIRLPPAPPDRPNVSTEDIPAGARFNDPEIAALLTRDIACSNVLSSYIMGIAIRADIREMFGDFITQKTEYADKLSKISKEKGWLVLPPLNLK from the coding sequence ATGGGAATTATGAGTGGGAACCCGCAGGATGAACCTCTTCATGCTGGCGAAGTTTTTCACCTATGGTCACATTTGCTTGGTACGAAGGCATATCTTGTGGCACTGCAAGTGTTCACAAATCATTCTGGTGACCATGACCTGAAAGTATTTATTGAAGATTTAATGGAAAATTGCGTAAAACAGGAAGAACAGCAAGTTGAAGCGATCCTTAAAGAAAATGGGATTCGCCTCCCTCCTGCCCCGCCTGATAGGCCAAATGTCTCCACCGAAGACATTCCTGCAGGAGCCAGATTCAACGATCCCGAGATTGCAGCCCTCCTTACAAGAGACATTGCCTGCAGCAATGTCCTGTCCAGTTACATAATGGGCATTGCGATAAGGGCGGATATTCGTGAAATGTTTGGAGATTTTATCACACAGAAAACCGAGTATGCCGATAAGCTTTCAAAAATCAGTAAGGAGAAAGGCTGGCTTGTACTCCCTCCACTTAATCTCAAATAA
- a CDS encoding TrkH family potassium uptake protein has protein sequence MHFRKIALDPPKVLVFGFIMIIFIGASLLSLPVSTVDGDGLPFIKALFTATSATCVTGLVVVDTGTTFTIFGQLVILTLIQVGGLGFMTFATLFAFLLRKRISLKERILLQESLNNISIEGIVRLAKRILFFTAFFESIGALILSIRFSFDMPLGKAIYYGIFHSVSNFNNAGFDLMGEFRSLTGYVDDPTVVLTISSLIVIGGIGFIVMNDIFEYRSTRRVSLHTKVVLSTTIWLLLAGTLIIFLLEFSNSKTLGPLSTEGKMLGALFQSVTARTAGANTISIGDMTQSALFLTILLMFIGASPGSTGGGIKTTTFATLIGAVWSQIRGREDVVLFRRRVGYEIIYKALTVTFSALVLIMVMAMLLTITEEGYDFLMILFETTSAFATVGLSMGLTPHLSPAGEIIITIMMLAGRVGPLTVAFAITLRRKQNPYKYPKGKIMIG, from the coding sequence ATGCACTTTAGAAAAATCGCGTTGGATCCTCCTAAAGTACTCGTATTCGGTTTTATCATGATCATTTTTATTGGAGCCTCATTGTTATCCTTGCCTGTATCAACGGTGGATGGTGACGGGCTGCCTTTTATTAAAGCCCTTTTTACCGCAACTTCTGCCACTTGTGTGACTGGGCTTGTGGTTGTAGATACGGGTACAACTTTTACGATTTTTGGCCAACTTGTTATCCTGACTTTAATACAAGTTGGCGGTTTGGGTTTTATGACCTTTGCCACCCTGTTTGCTTTTTTGCTTAGGAAAAGGATTTCGCTTAAAGAAAGGATTCTTCTGCAGGAATCCTTAAATAATATTTCCATTGAGGGGATAGTCAGGCTGGCGAAAAGAATCCTTTTTTTTACCGCGTTTTTTGAGTCGATTGGAGCGCTTATCCTGTCAATCAGGTTTTCCTTTGATATGCCACTTGGCAAAGCGATCTATTACGGTATCTTCCACTCAGTTTCAAACTTTAATAATGCCGGTTTTGATTTGATGGGGGAATTTAGAAGCTTGACTGGCTATGTTGATGATCCTACGGTAGTCCTGACAATCAGCTCGTTAATCGTGATTGGCGGGATCGGTTTTATTGTTATGAATGATATTTTTGAATACCGTTCTACCAGGAGGGTGTCACTCCATACAAAAGTAGTCCTGTCGACAACTATCTGGCTGCTGCTTGCTGGCACACTTATTATCTTCTTGCTCGAGTTCTCAAACAGCAAGACACTTGGGCCATTATCCACGGAAGGCAAAATGCTAGGTGCATTGTTCCAGTCCGTTACAGCCCGGACAGCCGGAGCAAATACAATCAGTATTGGCGATATGACGCAATCTGCTTTATTTCTTACCATTCTTTTAATGTTTATCGGAGCCTCACCAGGCTCGACAGGAGGGGGAATCAAAACGACAACCTTTGCCACCCTTATTGGTGCAGTTTGGTCTCAAATAAGAGGGAGGGAGGATGTTGTTTTATTTAGGAGGAGAGTGGGTTATGAAATAATTTATAAAGCTCTTACAGTTACTTTCAGCGCCCTTGTCCTCATAATGGTGATGGCAATGCTCCTGACGATAACGGAAGAAGGTTATGATTTTTTAATGATTTTATTTGAAACAACCTCTGCTTTTGCCACAGTCGGCTTGTCGATGGGTCTGACACCGCATTTATCGCCGGCAGGAGAAATTATCATTACAATTATGATGCTGGCGGGCAGGGTAGGCCCTTTAACGGTTGCATTTGCCATAACTTTAAGGCGGAAGCAGAACCCATATAAATATCCAAAAGGAAAAATAATGATTGGCTGA
- a CDS encoding YqhV family protein has translation MFTVIEKTVLAMSFLRIVSGGIEIFAALLMLKFNAVEKALLINSSLALIGPLILVSTTTIGLIGVVEKVSMLKLVWVFAGVGCILYGIKQ, from the coding sequence ATGTTTACAGTCATTGAAAAAACAGTTCTGGCCATGTCTTTTTTGCGAATTGTGTCCGGGGGGATTGAAATATTCGCCGCTTTGCTCATGCTGAAATTTAACGCCGTCGAAAAGGCATTGCTTATCAATAGCTCTCTTGCTCTAATAGGACCGCTCATACTTGTTTCCACAACGACAATCGGCCTGATTGGAGTAGTAGAAAAGGTTTCTATGCTTAAGTTAGTTTGGGTATTTGCAGGAGTCGGCTGCATTCTTTATGGGATAAAACAATGA
- a CDS encoding potassium channel family protein, with protein sequence MVKQYAVIGLGRFGVSLAGHLYQAGQEVLGVDVNEERVEDAQSAVTHAVIADSTDPEALKSIGIRNFDTVIVAIGNDIQASILTVLLLKEEGVKKVIAKALNKPHGQVLKKVGADWVIFPERDMGERVAHMLLSPNVLNFIELSKEYSVEEIKVPESMTNQSLRDLDLRAKYNLSVIAIRHAKTINISPSPDEIIDQGDVLVVIGGNKDLEKFANLQ encoded by the coding sequence ATGGTGAAACAATACGCGGTAATAGGGCTAGGCAGGTTTGGCGTCAGCCTTGCTGGCCACTTGTATCAGGCAGGCCAGGAGGTCCTTGGCGTTGATGTGAACGAGGAACGGGTGGAGGACGCCCAATCAGCAGTGACTCATGCAGTCATCGCTGATTCGACTGATCCTGAAGCTCTTAAATCAATTGGAATCAGAAATTTTGATACCGTTATTGTAGCGATTGGCAACGATATTCAGGCAAGTATTTTGACAGTTCTCCTCTTAAAAGAGGAAGGAGTAAAAAAAGTGATTGCCAAGGCGCTGAATAAGCCTCATGGACAGGTATTGAAAAAAGTAGGGGCCGACTGGGTGATATTCCCTGAACGTGATATGGGAGAAAGAGTGGCGCATATGCTGCTTTCCCCCAATGTTCTCAACTTTATTGAGCTATCCAAGGAATATAGTGTAGAAGAAATCAAGGTGCCGGAGTCGATGACGAATCAATCATTAAGGGATTTGGACTTACGGGCCAAGTATAATTTAAGTGTTATTGCAATCAGGCATGCAAAGACCATTAATATCTCTCCATCACCGGATGAAATTATTGACCAAGGGGATGTCCTCGTTGTAATTGGCGGTAACAAAGATTTAGAAAAGTTTGCGAACCTCCAATAA
- the pssA gene encoding CDP-diacylglycerol--serine O-phosphatidyltransferase, with translation MPSPVVRSLPNWFTIGNLLCGIFSIILNMNDVIGFAALLIFAAALMDLFDGRIARRLNVNSEVGVELDSLADIVSFGVAPALLVYSLAPPSMLTSFAFTFYAAMGALRLARFSASPTIGYFMGIPIPLAGMIIAGMALFDYSNAYITILLAILMVSPIRVKKF, from the coding sequence ATGCCATCACCAGTCGTACGGTCATTGCCTAACTGGTTTACGATAGGCAACTTGCTTTGCGGGATATTTTCCATCATCTTAAATATGAATGACGTTATTGGATTTGCAGCATTATTGATTTTCGCAGCCGCGCTTATGGACTTATTTGACGGAAGAATAGCAAGGAGGCTAAACGTCAATAGTGAAGTCGGAGTGGAACTTGATTCACTTGCCGATATTGTCAGCTTTGGGGTTGCGCCCGCGTTGCTTGTTTATTCGCTTGCGCCTCCTTCGATGCTTACATCCTTCGCTTTTACCTTTTATGCTGCCATGGGGGCACTGAGGCTGGCTCGTTTCAGTGCAAGTCCCACCATTGGCTACTTCATGGGCATACCAATCCCCCTTGCCGGTATGATAATAGCCGGTATGGCGCTGTTTGACTATAGCAATGCCTATATTACCATCCTGCTTGCAATCTTGATGGTGAGTCCCATCAGAGTGAAAAAATTCTAA
- the ltaE gene encoding low-specificity L-threonine aldolase: MIDLRSDTVTKPTEEMRAAAYEAEVGDDVYGEDPTVRKLEETAAHLLGKEEALFVTSGTQGNQIAILVHCKPGQEIILEEESHIFYYESGSASALAGIQTRTIRGSRGAMDPNRVSEAIRGEDIHYPETGLICLENTHNRAGGACIPLSNMEKIHQLAKEHSIPVHLDGARLFNAALSLSVPVSELAKNSDSVQICLSKGLGAPVGSLLAGNRDFIQKARKWRKRLGGGMRQAGVIAAPGLIALTKMPGRLHEDHQHARMLAEGIANIRNVAVVNEVETNIVVVDVSRTGMEEKLFVEEMKAAGILVGGFGSGLIRLVTNYGVHESDIQKTVSCIKSIAERSKLL; encoded by the coding sequence ATGATTGATTTAAGAAGCGACACAGTCACGAAACCAACAGAGGAAATGCGTGCTGCCGCATACGAGGCGGAAGTAGGTGATGATGTTTATGGAGAAGATCCGACAGTAAGAAAGCTGGAAGAAACCGCTGCCCATCTTTTAGGCAAGGAAGAAGCCTTGTTTGTTACAAGTGGAACGCAGGGGAACCAAATAGCCATTCTTGTTCATTGCAAGCCAGGCCAGGAAATAATCCTGGAGGAGGAATCCCATATATTTTATTACGAGTCAGGCTCCGCTTCTGCATTGGCTGGGATTCAGACAAGAACAATCCGGGGCAGCCGTGGGGCGATGGATCCGAATAGGGTGAGTGAGGCCATCCGGGGGGAAGATATTCATTATCCTGAAACTGGTTTGATATGCCTGGAAAATACACATAATCGGGCTGGTGGGGCATGCATACCGCTATCAAATATGGAAAAAATTCATCAATTGGCTAAAGAACATTCAATCCCGGTCCATCTGGATGGTGCAAGGCTTTTTAATGCCGCTCTTTCGCTTAGTGTACCCGTTAGCGAGCTTGCCAAAAACAGTGACAGTGTCCAGATTTGCCTATCAAAGGGTCTAGGTGCGCCTGTCGGGTCTTTGTTGGCAGGGAACAGGGATTTCATCCAAAAGGCAAGGAAATGGAGAAAACGCCTCGGAGGAGGAATGCGCCAGGCTGGTGTAATTGCCGCTCCCGGCCTTATAGCTCTGACAAAAATGCCAGGCCGCCTTCATGAGGACCATCAGCATGCCAGGATGCTTGCAGAGGGCATTGCGAATATAAGGAATGTAGCTGTAGTAAACGAAGTCGAAACTAATATTGTCGTTGTGGATGTCAGCAGGACAGGCATGGAGGAGAAGTTATTCGTTGAGGAAATGAAAGCCGCAGGCATTCTTGTTGGTGGTTTTGGCAGCGGATTGATCAGACTGGTTACAAACTATGGAGTTCATGAGAGCGATATCCAAAAAACGGTCTCTTGCATAAAATCCATTGCCGAACGCAGTAAATTGCTATAA